Below is a genomic region from Pseudarthrobacter sulfonivorans.
AACGAGTTCGCCAACAAGAAGATTCAGGTCTATCCGCCGATCATGACCACGAGCTTGCCGGTCACCGAGCCGTCCTCCATGTCCTGGTGCGCCTGGACAATGTCCTCAAAGGGATAGACGTTCCCGATCGGAACACGCACCTCCCCTGTTGCCACCGCGTCAAGAAATTCCTGCAGGACGGCACCAGGGAGGTCTTGGGCACCGCCCGAATAGGCGGTGAGCCGCACGCCGTTGGGGATGTAATCAATGGGGTAGAAGTCCGGCACCGTCCACTCGTCCGACAGCATGCCTGTAAAGCACACGGTCCCGTGCACCGCGGTGGCCCGAAGTGTGTCGTGCAAGGTCGGCGTTCCAACGAGCTCAACAGCGCCGCCCACACCATCGGGAAAGATCTCCCGGATCTCTTTGGCGATCCTTCCGGTGTCGATGATGGCGTGGTCTGCCCCAGCGTCGAGTAGTGCCTGCGCCTTCGTGGGGTTCCGGGTGGTGGCGAGGACGGTGATTCCGCGGCGTTTGGCCAGGACGATGAGCGCCAGGCCAATGGATAACGTACCGCCGCGGATCAGGAGGCTGCAGACGACGTCCGTCGAATCAGAGTGGCGTCCAGGCCACCTGCCGTCCAATACCTATTTCACGGAGGATTTATGCAGTTCGCTGCAAATATCTTGTCATTGCAGCGTGCACTCCCCTTGATGACTATTACGAAATTGTCATCAATAAGCGCCCTAATAAGTATTGGACTGTATAGCCGACAGCTGGGATCGTAGTCCCTAAGACAAACTGCCTTCAGAAAGAGTTCAGGACGATGAGCAATTACGCAACCACCAACCCGGCAACCGGAGAACGCGTTGCCGAGTTCCCGTCCCTCAGCGACGAGGACGTACAGGACGTACTGAAGCGCTCATTCACGCAATACCGTGAATGGCGCGCCGTCCCGCTCGCCGAACGAGCTGCCATCCTCAGCCGGGTTGCCGAGCTGCACCGCGAACGCTCCGACGAGCTGGCCGCCGTGCTGACCCTTGAAGTAGGAAAGACGACGGCGGAAGCCAAGGGCGAGGTTGCCCTCGTCGCCTCCATCTATGACTACTACGCGGACAATGCCGAACGCTTCCTCCGCGAGGAGCCCCTGGACGTCAAGGGGACCGGCAGGGCTGTGGTCCGCACCGAACCCATCGGACCCCTCGTTGGCATCATGCCGTGGAACTTCCCGTACTACCAAGTGGCCCGGTTCGCCGCGCCCAACATCGCGCTCGGCAACACCGTCATCCTGAAGCACTCCAGCAATTGCCCGCAGTCGGCGCTGGCCATCGAATCGGTCTTCCGGGATGCCGGGCTGCCGGCCGACGTCTACATCAACGCGTTTGCCACCAGCGGCCAGATCGCCACAATGATCGCGGACCCGCGGGTGCAGGGCGTCTCCCTGACGGGATCGGAGAAGGCCGGATCCGCCGTCGGAGAGGTCGCCGGACGCCACCTGAAGAAGTACGTGCTGGAGCTGGGCGGTTCAGACCCGTTCATCGTGCTGCCGGACGCCAACCTGGACAAGGCCGTGGCCGGCGCCGTTTCCGGCCGCATGTACAACGGCGGCCAGGCCTGCACAGCGTCCAAACGTTTTATCATCGTCGGCGACATCTACGACGAATTCCTGAAGCGTTACACCGATGCCATGTCCAGGATCACGCCCGGTGACCCCACGGATGCAAAAACGACCTTCGGTCCCCTGTCCTCCCAGTCCGCCGTCGAAGAAATTGACGAGCTGGTCCAGGACGCCGTCACCAAGGGCGCAACCGCTTACACCGGCGGTGCCGGCCCATACGGACCGGGCGCCTACTACCCTGCCACGGTGCTGACCGGCGTGACACCCCAGATGCGCGCCTACTCGGAAGAGATCTTCGGCCCGGCAGCAGTGGTCTTCCATGTGGATTCCCCCGAGGCTGCCATCGACCTGGCCAACGACTCCCCCTACGGCCTGTCCAGCTCCATCTACACCGCCGACGTCGACTACGCCCAGCAGCTCGCCGACCAGTTGGAAACCGGCATGGTGTGGATCAACAGCATCAGCCGCAGCGCCCCCGACCTGCCCTTTGGCGGCGTCAAGCGTTCAGGCGTCGGCCGTGAACTCGCCCAGTACGGGATCAACGAATTTGCCAATAAAAAGCTCGTCCGGATCCCCAAGGCATAGATCCTGCGACGAAGACTTCGAGGAGCATCGTGACGATTGAAACAAGCCCCCCCAGTGCAAGGCATAGGGCCGCAGAGTTCGCGGCACCAGACGCGCCGCTCGGCTCTGACATGTTCGGCCGCACCGGCAGCGGACCCCTTGCCGGGCTCCTCGTGGCCGACTTCGGCCGCGTGCTTGCTGGCCCGTACTGCACCATGCTGCTGGCTGACATGGGCGCCACGGTGGTGAAGATCGAAAGCCCCGACGGCGACGAAACGCGGGCATGGAAGCCTCCCGTCCGGGACGGCCAGTCTACCTACTACCTCTCGATTAACCGGAACAAAGGCTCCATCGCCCTCGATCTCCAGGACCCCGAGGACCGGCGCATTGCCCAGGAGATCGCCGGTCAGGCGGACGTAGTGGTGGAGAACTTCAAGCCCAACGGCCTGAACAGGTTTGACTTGGACTATGACACTGTCGCGGCAACAAACCCCGGCGTTGTCTACGCATCCATCACCGGATTCGGGACGGCAGGCGGCGCGTCCCTCCCCGGCTATGACCTCCTGGTCCAGGCCATGTCCGGACTCATGAGCGTGACCGGCTCGCCCGAGACTCCCGCATACAGGTCCGGCGTGGCCGTGTTTGACGTGATGACCGGCCTGCACGCGGCCATCGGCATCCTGGCCGCCCTCCAGGAACGCCAGCGCAGCGGAAAAGGCCAGCGGATCGAAGTCAACCTGATGTCCTCCGCCCTGTCCGGCATGGTCAACCAGTCCGCTGGATACCTCCTCAGCGGCAGTGTGCCCACCCGGCTCGGGAACGAACACCCCAGCATCTACCCCTATGAGCCGCTGGCCACGGGCGAGGGCGACATTGTGATCGCCATCGGCAACGACCCCCAGTTCCGCCGGCTCTGCCAGGCGCTAGGCACGCCGGCCCTGACCGGCGATGACCGCTTCGCCACGGCTCCCCAGCGCAGCCTCAACCGCAAGGCACTGAGGCCACTGCTGCTGGAGGCCCTCCGCAGCCGAAGTTCCGCCGAATGGTTCGAGGTCCTCACAGAGGCTCAGATCCCCTGCGCGCCGATCAACGACGTCCGCCAGGGCCTTGAATTCGCCGAACGGATCGGCCTGGAGCCCGTCGTCAAAGTAGGTAGCGGCGACTCTGCTCTGCCGGGGATCCGCAACCCCATCACCTTCTCCGAAACTCCGGTCAGCTACGACATGGCCCCGCCGGATCACAATGCCCACCGAGAGCCCATTCTCGCGTGGCTACGCTCAGCGTCCCCAGGAGAAGCAGTCCCCGCCGCAGCATCACCACAGTTCCAGCAAATTTAAGAACAGAAAGTTCAATCATGACAACCACAGTTGATCAGCGCACAACGCTCTCCGACTACTTCCGTTTGGATGACGACCTCACCCCCGAGGAGATCGGCATCCGGGACAAGGTCCGTGCGTTCGCCGAGCAGCGTGTCCTGCCGGTCATCAACGAGTACTGGGAGAAGGCCGAGTTCCCCACCGTACTGCTCCCGCCGCTAGCCGAGCTGGGAATCATCGGCACCATCATCCAGGGCTATGGATGCCCGGGTATGAGCCGTAAGGCCGCCGGCATGGTGGCCCGCGAGATGGCCCGCGCCGACGGCAGCCTCAACACCTTCCTCGGCATCCACTCGAATCTCTGTATGGGGGCCCTGAACATTCTCGGCAGCGACGAGCAAAAAGAACGCTGGCTCCCAGCCCTGGCCCGGATTGAAAAAACAGGAGCCTTCGCCCTGACCGAACCGGACCACGGCTCGGACTCCGTCGCCCTGGAGACCAGCGCCCGCCGCGACGGGGACCACTGGGTCCTGAACGGCCACAAACGGTGGATCGGCAACGGGCACGTCGCGGACGTCATTGTCCTGTTCGCCCGCAACACCGAGGACGGGAACGTCAACGCGTTCGTCATCGAAAAGGACGACGACGGCCGGTACCCGGCGGGCTACTCCCCCACCGTGATCACCGGCAAGGTGGGCAAACGTGCCATCCTCCAGGCCGACATCGTCATCGAGGAAATGCGCCTGCCCGCGGCCAACAGGCTTGAGGGATGCCACTCGTTCCGCGACGTGTCCCGCGTACTTCAGGCAACCCGGGGCGGCGCAGCCTGGGAGGCGGTTGGCCATGCCATGGCTGCCTTCGAAATTGCTTCCGATTATGCGCAGACCCGCATCCAGTTCGGCAAACCGATCGCGTCGTACCAGCTGGTGCAGTCACGGTTGGCGAACATGCTCAGCGAACTCACCACCATGCAGCTGCTGTGCAACCGCATGGCCGAACTCGCGGACCGGGGCCAGCTCACCGTCGCACAGGCGTCGATGGTCAAAATGGCAACCGCCCAAAAAGGCAAATGGATCTGCAACGAGGCACGTGAGCTGCTCGGCGGCAACGGCCTGCTGCTGGAGAACCACGTCATCCGCCACATGACCGACATGGAAGTCGTCTCCACCTACGAGGGCACCGACTCCATGCAGGCTCTCATCGTGGGCCGCGACATCACCGGTATCTCCGCCTTCAACTAAGCTTCCCGGTCCGCCATCGCGGATCGCGACAAATGACCGCGGCAGAACGCCAGCGACACGAACAAAGGAATGCAAAACATGGCTGAGGCCTTTCTAATTGGCGGCGCCCGCACGCCCGTGGGCCGCTATGGCGGTTCGCTCTCTTCCGTGCGTCCGGACGATCTAGCGGCACTCACGGTGCGCGCCGCCGTCGAACGCGCAGGCATTGACCCGTCCGTCGTGGACGAGGTGATCCTCGGTAACGCCAACGGTGCCGGCGAGGAGAACCGCAACGTCGCCCGCATGGCCTGGCTGCTCGCCGGCTTCCCCGACACCGTCCCCGGCATCACCGTCAACCGCCTGTGCGCCTCCGGCCTGTCCGCCATCATCATGGCCTCGCACATGATCAAGGCCGGCGCCGCGGAC
It encodes:
- a CDS encoding zinc-binding dehydrogenase — protein: MDGRWPGRHSDSTDVVCSLLIRGGTLSIGLALIVLAKRRGITVLATTRNPTKAQALLDAGADHAIIDTGRIAKEIREIFPDGVGGAVELVGTPTLHDTLRATAVHGTVCFTGMLSDEWTVPDFYPIDYIPNGVRLTAYSGGAQDLPGAVLQEFLDAVATGEVRVPIGNVYPFEDIVQAHQDMEDGSVTGKLVVMIGG
- a CDS encoding NAD-dependent succinate-semialdehyde dehydrogenase, which gives rise to MSNYATTNPATGERVAEFPSLSDEDVQDVLKRSFTQYREWRAVPLAERAAILSRVAELHRERSDELAAVLTLEVGKTTAEAKGEVALVASIYDYYADNAERFLREEPLDVKGTGRAVVRTEPIGPLVGIMPWNFPYYQVARFAAPNIALGNTVILKHSSNCPQSALAIESVFRDAGLPADVYINAFATSGQIATMIADPRVQGVSLTGSEKAGSAVGEVAGRHLKKYVLELGGSDPFIVLPDANLDKAVAGAVSGRMYNGGQACTASKRFIIVGDIYDEFLKRYTDAMSRITPGDPTDAKTTFGPLSSQSAVEEIDELVQDAVTKGATAYTGGAGPYGPGAYYPATVLTGVTPQMRAYSEEIFGPAAVVFHVDSPEAAIDLANDSPYGLSSSIYTADVDYAQQLADQLETGMVWINSISRSAPDLPFGGVKRSGVGRELAQYGINEFANKKLVRIPKA
- a CDS encoding CaiB/BaiF CoA transferase family protein; the protein is MTIETSPPSARHRAAEFAAPDAPLGSDMFGRTGSGPLAGLLVADFGRVLAGPYCTMLLADMGATVVKIESPDGDETRAWKPPVRDGQSTYYLSINRNKGSIALDLQDPEDRRIAQEIAGQADVVVENFKPNGLNRFDLDYDTVAATNPGVVYASITGFGTAGGASLPGYDLLVQAMSGLMSVTGSPETPAYRSGVAVFDVMTGLHAAIGILAALQERQRSGKGQRIEVNLMSSALSGMVNQSAGYLLSGSVPTRLGNEHPSIYPYEPLATGEGDIVIAIGNDPQFRRLCQALGTPALTGDDRFATAPQRSLNRKALRPLLLEALRSRSSAEWFEVLTEAQIPCAPINDVRQGLEFAERIGLEPVVKVGSGDSALPGIRNPITFSETPVSYDMAPPDHNAHREPILAWLRSASPGEAVPAAASPQFQQI
- a CDS encoding acyl-CoA dehydrogenase family protein, yielding MTTTVDQRTTLSDYFRLDDDLTPEEIGIRDKVRAFAEQRVLPVINEYWEKAEFPTVLLPPLAELGIIGTIIQGYGCPGMSRKAAGMVAREMARADGSLNTFLGIHSNLCMGALNILGSDEQKERWLPALARIEKTGAFALTEPDHGSDSVALETSARRDGDHWVLNGHKRWIGNGHVADVIVLFARNTEDGNVNAFVIEKDDDGRYPAGYSPTVITGKVGKRAILQADIVIEEMRLPAANRLEGCHSFRDVSRVLQATRGGAAWEAVGHAMAAFEIASDYAQTRIQFGKPIASYQLVQSRLANMLSELTTMQLLCNRMAELADRGQLTVAQASMVKMATAQKGKWICNEARELLGGNGLLLENHVIRHMTDMEVVSTYEGTDSMQALIVGRDITGISAFN